A section of the Tachysurus fulvidraco isolate hzauxx_2018 chromosome 7, HZAU_PFXX_2.0, whole genome shotgun sequence genome encodes:
- the LOC113662828 gene encoding uncharacterized protein LOC113662828 isoform X1 yields the protein MPHKLALFCLFALQSVSLSSIIQLPAVVKVFRGETVSLTCDTVEFFSVCDSVIWLKVDHRSGEMSTAPAVHTNQIRSLCTGFIYNTSAADAGVYYCSVKHSFISYMGNGSTVIVTERHSRPIVMPYTSDPGAGPSVSLQCVVTGVVPAEVSVFWVVGESEMTGWTETGWTRTNHSAEEYTRARISVSSEIWMKAQNVACVVEVEGRRVSKSFKKSSWQLCSWVMYLCSAVALIVVIVFIVTLAFLKWPGRCCVRTRSTESRFNQQNGGRRRTERFSTTEVQYACVDLISNGQRGSTTLNRNVELSE from the exons ATGCCACACAAACTCGCTCTCTTCTGCCTGTTTGCTCTTCAAT CCGTTTCTCTCTCGAGTATCATTCAGCTTCCTGCAGTAGTGAAGGTGTTTCGTGGTGAAACCGTCTCACTGACCTGTGATACAGTGGAGTTTTTTTCAGTATGTGATTCAGTCATCTGGCTTAAAGTGGATCATAGAAGTGGAGAGATGAGCACGGCTCCTGCTGTTCACACTAATCAGATCCGGAGTCTGTGCACAGGATTCATCTATAACACGAGTGCGGCCGACGCGGGCGTTTATTACTGCTCCGTAAAACATAGCTTCATCTCCTACATGGGCAATGGCTCCACCGTCATCGTTACAG AACGTCATTCTCGTCCCATCGTGATGCCGTACACTTCAGACCCCGGTGCCGGACCCTCAGTCTCTCTACAGTGTGTGGTGACGGGGGTCGTCCCGGCTGAAGTGAGCGTTTTCTGGGTCGTAGGTGAATCAGAGATGACCGGGTGGACGGAGACGGGGTGGACACGCACCAACCACTCGGCTGAAGAATACACACGCGCTCGTATCAGCGTTTCCTCCGAGATCTGGATGAAGGCTCAGAACGTGGCGTGTGTGGTGGAGGTGGAAGGCAGACGAGTCTCTAAGTCCTTCAAAAAAA GTTCCTGGCAGCTATGTTCCTGGGTGATGTATTTGTGCTCTGCTGTTGCCCTCATTGTCGTTATCGTGTTTATCGTCACTCTTGCTTTCTTAAAGTGGC CAGGACGGTGTTGCGTCCGTACGAG ATCAACCGAATCTCGCTTCAATCAACAAAACG GAGGCAGGAGGAGGACAGAGAGATTCTCCACAACG gaaGTGCAGTACGCATGTGTGGACCTGATCAGTAATGGGCAACGAGGAAGCACCACTTTAAACAGGAACGTGGAATTATCtgaataa
- the LOC113662828 gene encoding uncharacterized protein LOC113662828 isoform X2: MPHKLALFCLFALQSVSLSSIIQLPAVVKVFRGETVSLTCDTVEFFSVCDSVIWLKVDHRSGEMSTAPAVHTNQIRSLCTGFIYNTSAADAGVYYCSVKHSFISYMGNGSTVIVTERHSRPIVMPYTSDPGAGPSVSLQCVVTGVVPAEVSVFWVVGESEMTGWTETGWTRTNHSAEEYTRARISVSSEIWMKAQNVACVVEVEGRRVSKSFKKSSWQLCSWVMYLCSAVALIVVIVFIVTLAFLKWRRCCVRTRSTESRFNQQNGGRRRTERFSTTEVQYACVDLISNGQRGSTTLNRNVELSE, from the exons ATGCCACACAAACTCGCTCTCTTCTGCCTGTTTGCTCTTCAAT CCGTTTCTCTCTCGAGTATCATTCAGCTTCCTGCAGTAGTGAAGGTGTTTCGTGGTGAAACCGTCTCACTGACCTGTGATACAGTGGAGTTTTTTTCAGTATGTGATTCAGTCATCTGGCTTAAAGTGGATCATAGAAGTGGAGAGATGAGCACGGCTCCTGCTGTTCACACTAATCAGATCCGGAGTCTGTGCACAGGATTCATCTATAACACGAGTGCGGCCGACGCGGGCGTTTATTACTGCTCCGTAAAACATAGCTTCATCTCCTACATGGGCAATGGCTCCACCGTCATCGTTACAG AACGTCATTCTCGTCCCATCGTGATGCCGTACACTTCAGACCCCGGTGCCGGACCCTCAGTCTCTCTACAGTGTGTGGTGACGGGGGTCGTCCCGGCTGAAGTGAGCGTTTTCTGGGTCGTAGGTGAATCAGAGATGACCGGGTGGACGGAGACGGGGTGGACACGCACCAACCACTCGGCTGAAGAATACACACGCGCTCGTATCAGCGTTTCCTCCGAGATCTGGATGAAGGCTCAGAACGTGGCGTGTGTGGTGGAGGTGGAAGGCAGACGAGTCTCTAAGTCCTTCAAAAAAA GTTCCTGGCAGCTATGTTCCTGGGTGATGTATTTGTGCTCTGCTGTTGCCCTCATTGTCGTTATCGTGTTTATCGTCACTCTTGCTTTCTTAAAGTGGC GACGGTGTTGCGTCCGTACGAG ATCAACCGAATCTCGCTTCAATCAACAAAACG GAGGCAGGAGGAGGACAGAGAGATTCTCCACAACG gaaGTGCAGTACGCATGTGTGGACCTGATCAGTAATGGGCAACGAGGAAGCACCACTTTAAACAGGAACGTGGAATTATCtgaataa
- the LOC125138315 gene encoding immunoglobulin lambda-1 light chain-like isoform X2, giving the protein MFEIRVSGRFSMAARLLLLCCVSTLRTSLSSVVHQSPDFISVSVGDSFKLKCSRDLPIAYCYTSFSWYKVNPRSGKLDDISKDNKDQAEDDKLSCTRTIFNARVQDSGTYYCASIHDKMLFIGTGTRVVVTDTGPVKPTVVLYAPVHVEVEEEMELEVEEDAPSVLLQCVVMDVVPSQVKVSWLVDEDERTGWTDSDWTGHDNAASENTRAQIRVSVKEWMDATIQCVVKYKNQTVYQTMPPRNHSDSCTWLLYGGCGVAVFTIAVAITVALCLRKEKRTFPIKRRGVGVDVQRKHRAEGKQETLRNHLQKSPMEVEYSSLNHEIFKRPPAAPPPLEIN; this is encoded by the exons ATGTTTGAGATAAGAGTGAGCGGGCGCTTCAGCATGGCAGCTCGTCTGCTGCTCCTCTGCTGTGTCTCTACTCTGAGAA cTTCTCTCTCGTCCGTGGTGCATCAGTCCCCCGACTTCATCTCTGTATCCGTCGGTGACTCTTTTAAACTAAAATGTAGTCGTGATCTACCGATAGCATATTGTTACACCTCATTCTCCTGGTATAAAGTCAACCCAAGAAGTGGAAAACTAGATGATATCAGTAAAGATAATAAAGACCAGGCTGAAGATGATAAATTATCGTGTACCAGGACAATCTTTAATGCCCGAGTTCAAGACTCAGGTACTTACTACTGCGCATCTATACATgataaaatgttgtttattgGAACTGGAACCAGAGTCGTTGTCACAG acaCGGGTCCCGTAAAGCCGACTGTGGTTCTGTACGCCCCGGTGCAcgtggaggtggaggaggagatggagttggaggtggaggaggacgCTCCCTCTGTTCTCCtgcagtgtgtggtgatggACGTCGTTCCCTCTCAGGTCAAAGTATCATGGTTGGTTGATGAAGACGAGCGCACAGGATGGACAGATTCAGACTGGACAGGACATGACAATGCAGCCTCAGAAAACACTAGAGCTCAAATCAGAGTCTCTGTAAAGGAATGGATGGACGCGACCATCCAGTGTGTCGTGAAGTATAAAAACCAGACCGTGTACCAAACCATGCCACCGCGAA ATCACTCAGACTCGTGCACATGGCTGCTGTATGGAGGCTGCGGTGTCGCCGTCTTCACAATCGCTGTGGCGATCACTGTGGCTTTGTGTTTAAGAAAag agaaGAGAACATTTCCAATTAAAAG GCGTGGCGTCGGTGTGGATGTTCAGCGTAAACACCGAGCTGAGG GAAAACAGGAAACGCTCAGGAACCATCTACAGAAATCTCCTAtg GAAGTGGAATATTCCAGTTTGAACCACGAAATCTTCAAACGGCCACCGGCTGCTCCTCCTCCAttagaaataaattaa
- the LOC125138315 gene encoding immunoglobulin lambda-1 light chain-like isoform X1 — translation MFEIRVSGRFSMAARLLLLCCVSTLRTSLSSVVHQSPDFISVSVGDSFKLKCSRDLPIAYCYTSFSWYKVNPRSGKLDDISKDNKDQAEDDKLSCTRTIFNARVQDSGTYYCASIHDKMLFIGTGTRVVVTDTGPVKPTVVLYAPVHVEVEEEMELEVEEDAPSVLLQCVVMDVVPSQVKVSWLVDEDERTGWTDSDWTGHDNAASENTRAQIRVSVKEWMDATIQCVVKYKNQTVYQTMPPRTDHSDSCTWLLYGGCGVAVFTIAVAITVALCLRKEKRTFPIKRRGVGVDVQRKHRAEGKQETLRNHLQKSPMEVEYSSLNHEIFKRPPAAPPPLEIN, via the exons ATGTTTGAGATAAGAGTGAGCGGGCGCTTCAGCATGGCAGCTCGTCTGCTGCTCCTCTGCTGTGTCTCTACTCTGAGAA cTTCTCTCTCGTCCGTGGTGCATCAGTCCCCCGACTTCATCTCTGTATCCGTCGGTGACTCTTTTAAACTAAAATGTAGTCGTGATCTACCGATAGCATATTGTTACACCTCATTCTCCTGGTATAAAGTCAACCCAAGAAGTGGAAAACTAGATGATATCAGTAAAGATAATAAAGACCAGGCTGAAGATGATAAATTATCGTGTACCAGGACAATCTTTAATGCCCGAGTTCAAGACTCAGGTACTTACTACTGCGCATCTATACATgataaaatgttgtttattgGAACTGGAACCAGAGTCGTTGTCACAG acaCGGGTCCCGTAAAGCCGACTGTGGTTCTGTACGCCCCGGTGCAcgtggaggtggaggaggagatggagttggaggtggaggaggacgCTCCCTCTGTTCTCCtgcagtgtgtggtgatggACGTCGTTCCCTCTCAGGTCAAAGTATCATGGTTGGTTGATGAAGACGAGCGCACAGGATGGACAGATTCAGACTGGACAGGACATGACAATGCAGCCTCAGAAAACACTAGAGCTCAAATCAGAGTCTCTGTAAAGGAATGGATGGACGCGACCATCCAGTGTGTCGTGAAGTATAAAAACCAGACCGTGTACCAAACCATGCCACCGCGAA CAGATCACTCAGACTCGTGCACATGGCTGCTGTATGGAGGCTGCGGTGTCGCCGTCTTCACAATCGCTGTGGCGATCACTGTGGCTTTGTGTTTAAGAAAag agaaGAGAACATTTCCAATTAAAAG GCGTGGCGTCGGTGTGGATGTTCAGCGTAAACACCGAGCTGAGG GAAAACAGGAAACGCTCAGGAACCATCTACAGAAATCTCCTAtg GAAGTGGAATATTCCAGTTTGAACCACGAAATCTTCAAACGGCCACCGGCTGCTCCTCCTCCAttagaaataaattaa